In Deltaproteobacteria bacterium, the genomic window GGCCATCGTCTCCGGGGCGGTGAGACTGTGGACCGGTGTCCAGAGCGGAGTGGAAGAGGTCAAGGAACGTATCCAGGACTACAAGGCGGAAATGAGCGCAAAAGAATAACCAACCCCCAGCGGTCCGGGCATGGCCTCGAATGGCCGGCCCGGACCGGCAATCAATTCCGATCCGGCGTGCAGGAGTACCCTCAGATGAGATCGAACAACAAGTCCTCGATCGAAAAAAAAAATGCCGACCTGTCCGAAGCGGCCAGGGACAGACATCTGGCCAAGCTGGGCATGTCCGTCAGCATGGGCGTATTGATCTTTACCGGATTCCACCGCACCAGGGAAACAAGGCCGTGGCATGTCCTGGCCGGGGCGTCCCTGGTCGGATTCAGCATCTGGCACCACATGCTCTATAAGCCCCGGTCAGGTGCCTCCTCATGACCCGGGGACCACGGGAGGAAAGGCTGCGCGTCGTCCACCGAACCCCCACCAGAGTTCGGCTGCATGGCGGAATGCTCATGGACCCCGCCCTGGATGTGGATTACGTCTGCGCCTACCTTGAGAACATGCCGGGCGTGCATTCGGCCCGGATGAACGTGCGGGCCGGAAGCGTGGCCATTCGCCACGATGGCGTGACCAATACCGACAGCGCCCTTGTCCTGGCCCTCTCCATCCTGCCCAAGGAGGCCTTTCGATCCGATCCCGGACAGACGCATCCGCCGGACCTGATCGGTGTTGCGGCCCAAGCCGGAGTGGCCGCGGCAACACCGTTTCTACCCAGGCCTGTGCAGGCGGCCTTGAGCTGGTTTCTGGCCGCTCCGACCCTGGCCAAAGGAGCCGAAACCATTCTGACCCGTGGGCTGAAGATCGAGGTCCTGGACGCATCGGTCAAGCTGCTGTCCCTGCTCCGGGGCGATTACTTCACGACCAACGTCGTAGGGGCCCTGCTCGCCTTGAGCGAATATGTGGAACATTCGGCCGAGCGTCGGTCCAACGACCTCTTGAAAAATCTCATGAGGCCCCAGGTGGAGACGGTCAAGGTCGACCGAGGAGGCATCGAGTCCACTCTACCCTTTGACGAGGTCCGCCTCGGCGATGTCGTGATCTGCGGTACGGGCGACCTCGTTCCCGTCGACGGGGTGGTCCTCTCGGGAAAGGCGACCCTGAACACCAGCTCCATCACCGGGGAGTCGGCCCCGGTTGCCTGCGAGGAAGGGGCCGGGGTCGTATCCGGATCCATCGTCGAGGAAGGGAAGCTGTACATCGAAGCCACCCAGGTCGGCTCGGAGACGTCCATGGCCAGGATATCCAGCATGCTCGAGAAATCCCTGCGCTCCAAGTCACCGTCCCAGAAACGCAGTGAAGAACTGGCCGACAGGCTGGTCCCCCTGACCTTTGGCGCCGGAGCGGGCCTCTACGCCTTGACCGGTGACATGAGGCGGGCGGCTTCGGTACTGACCGTGGACTATTCCTGCGCCGTCAAACTCTCCTACCCAGTGGCCGTGCGCTCGGCAATGTACTCGGCCGCCAAGGAGGGCGTGCTCATCAAGGGCGCTCAAAGCCTGGACGCCCTCTCCCGGGTCGACACCTTCGTCTTCGACAAGACCGGAACCCTCACGCGGGGATCTCTTCGGGTGACCGACCTGGTCGCCTTGCCCGGGTATGTCGAGACCGATCTCCTGTCCTGGGCGGCCGGAGCCGAACAGCATTACGGGCATCCCGTGGCCCGGGCTGTGACGGCCAAGGCCAGGGAAGTCGGCCTGAAACTCCCGGACATGTCCAACGTGGACTTCATCGTGGCCCATGGCGTTTCGGCCTACGTCGACGGTATCCGCGTCCTGGTCGGCAGTCGGCACTTCATCCACGACGACGAGGGGATCGACTGCAGACCGGCCGACAACCTCTCCTCCGAGCT contains:
- a CDS encoding heavy metal translocating P-type ATPase, with the protein product MTRGPREERLRVVHRTPTRVRLHGGMLMDPALDVDYVCAYLENMPGVHSARMNVRAGSVAIRHDGVTNTDSALVLALSILPKEAFRSDPGQTHPPDLIGVAAQAGVAAATPFLPRPVQAALSWFLAAPTLAKGAETILTRGLKIEVLDASVKLLSLLRGDYFTTNVVGALLALSEYVEHSAERRSNDLLKNLMRPQVETVKVDRGGIESTLPFDEVRLGDVVICGTGDLVPVDGVVLSGKATLNTSSITGESAPVACEEGAGVVSGSIVEEGKLYIEATQVGSETSMARISSMLEKSLRSKSPSQKRSEELADRLVPLTFGAGAGLYALTGDMRRAASVLTVDYSCAVKLSYPVAVRSAMYSAAKEGVLIKGAQSLDALSRVDTFVFDKTGTLTRGSLRVTDLVALPGYVETDLLSWAAGAEQHYGHPVARAVTAKAREVGLKLPDMSNVDFIVAHGVSAYVDGIRVLVGSRHFIHDDEGIDCRPADNLSSELLDQGKSLLFVARGSELVGLIGMRDDLRPEAGESLRLLRQFGVSRLVVLSGDHVRTAQAVCAHIPELDEVHAELKPEDKAAVVERLKSEGRRIAFVGDGVNDAPAMLAADVGVCMPKGADLARESAQVVLMGEDIRALPLALSIAKRTDTTLRRCVLSAIGINSGIMALAAAGYIPAVLSAAAHNSTTVGILAYSGLRGVNGPSLQTLQSRSLSC